Genomic DNA from Prunus persica cultivar Lovell chromosome G1, Prunus_persica_NCBIv2, whole genome shotgun sequence:
TTAGCATTCTTACAGTTATTTAAAGAAGTGCACGCCCAATGCTACACATCTTGTAAATCTCTCATAACCTCCTGTGTTGgcttacaaaacaaaataggaACTCGACTAAATTGTTCAATTAGAACCCACGGTAGAGCTTGGACTTCACGAGCCACATTATTTTgaagattttgttttctgatcTGCTCATATAGTTCATCAGGAATGCTATAAAAATGTACCAGTCGTACAACAAATCTTCTTCCTTGCTTTATGACAACATTATCCTTATATTCTTTTCGAAACTTTCTTTTGAATCCTTTGTGCACTTTCACATTAATGTCATGTGTAGGCTTGTAATCACGCTTggggaagagaaagaaaaatgatttggAAAGATGACCAGCTAAGGCATCGTAATGATCAAAAAACGCTTCCAAAACTGATTTGTGATATAAATCATCAAAGCCACTTTGTTTTACCTTAAACACTCGTAAATATCCACCGCTCCTGTCATCAAAAAGGGCTGCATATAATAAAGCCCTTGTCACAGTTTCTAACAATTCATTTGAACTTTGGACTTCCACATTGAAACTCTTGAAGTATTCACGAACTTGTTTACCACCGGTTCCATTCGCAAATCCATAGCAACGTttggatttggtttttttcacTGGTCCAGAAGAATCAACTTTATATACATGAGGAAGACCATCTGCATCCCATCCAACCATATAAACAGATCCCTGATATAACTCCAGTGTCGATTTTTGCCAATCATGAATTAATATACTTATGGGCTATTTTTGGTGCATCATGGATGCCATTAACTATTTCCTCATATGTGGTTAAGCAGTCCTCCACATAATTTAACATATTTTCACAATGTGTGGAATAACCCGCCATAGTTGCAAATACATTGCGACTCTCCATaaagaaaaacttttttgCATCCTCACACACTATAGATCCTTTTATCCCATTAGATGTAGACCTTGTATCGACACCAACATATATTGCTTTATGGTCTTTATTACAGATAACAATGATGTTTGTTGTGCCCCATCCCTTTATCtgggtaaaaaaataaaaataagtaaagaCGGCAAACAAATACAGCAACTAGAATAACAACCAAAGGAGAGAGTACAGATGAATAAACcgataggaagaagaaatataaaacaaatcaaatcaataaaCCAAAGAAGAGTACagatttggggtttttgtgtTCATAAAATTTATATGCTAAATTTAGATTGAATTGTCATGCAGATTAGGATAGATTTGGATTAAGAACGTATTCTATTGTTTAAtgtgatttaattttttattgatttaaaaACTCACAAATAAGAGACCACAAAATCGAACAAGTcatggttcaaaatttaacccCAACAGGTCCAAGTTtcgaaagaaaaattcaacttCAATGGCTATACTATAAAAACATAATTCGATTAATGAGGAGATCTCGTAAGTACATACTACATATGATAAATTTAACTACAAAAAAAAGGTATGATAGATAAAAGAATAGTGGTAATGTCACAAACCTTCAACTCTTGGTTGGTGTTTTCCAAGCATGCCTCAGCCATAATGCAAAACAGATGTTTATCTCAGCTACAATAACCAATTTGCcgttgagaaagaaagaaaagtttttGTGCAAGTTTGAAAAAGTTCTACCAGTTAAGAGCGGCAACTATccttttataagaaaaaaaagcttgTTATGTTTAGGGAAGTAAAAGAATGTTACTCTCTGAATTAAGACTTTCCATATTAATCAACAAAAAGCTTACCAATTTCTTagtcaaaacaacaaaaaaattcaacaaaacagGAAAGTAATTGAAAATAGTTATTCATTGGGAAAAATATGtctttctctaatttttttccttcttagaAAGCACAATGTCGTATAGAAGTTTGGTTTTAAAGGCCCAATGACTTATGCAAAATAACTTCTCCACCCTGCATGCATGGTTATCTACATTGGCGAgttttattattcaaaataaaaacacatatatatttctttcattATTTATTCAAGGAATCTCGTTTTGCATATGGGGTGGCATTCGAGTTAGATTCATGTAGGAGACAATCTTGAGGCAACCCACTATAATATTCCTCACTCTCCTTCCCTATCGAATGAGAaggtaaaaaaagaaaaaggaatctCAGTTTTAGGTGCTGCTCGTGTCAACTCCTCTTACTCCAGCCTtcttcctttaaaaaaaaaagaaaaaaaattatttaaagaaCAGAGATAAAACTTTattgagagaaaagaaaaagaaaaagcaacacgttttaaacaaaaaaagaagatatatGACCAACGTCAAGAGGACGAAAGCAATAGTGTTAACAGGAACAGCTCGTTTTAACCAAATAGCTTCAGAaccccaccaaaaaaaaaaaaaaaaaaaaaagaaaaagaaaaagaaaaaagtttccTAACTAAATAGCTTTAAACTGTTAGATTGGAAACATGAACCATAGAATCAGGCCCACTGTTGTAACTTGTACGAGCCCTAATCCCAATTGACACAACTATGCCATTAGGCccaaaagactaaaatacccatATGCCCAACTTTAATTCACAAATCAatatagggtttagggttcttATTTGtgtttgtcttttctttctttgtttcccaTATGCCTAACCCTAAACACTAGCCACAGACACCaatttacctttttttaattgatatgTAAAGTCGTTTTTTGGGGGAATATGtttttgaaatataaaaataagaagtAATGGaaagttttataaaaaattacccACTACTTTAATTTAACCTttagtattttatttcatattaattaagttaTCTTGTTTTAGAAGTCTAATTAATAGAGGATATTTCTTAGTATTTTGAAAGTTTCCGTAAATTctttggggaaaaaaaggtTTCCCTAAAGTATGCCTCTACctttatatatctatatatatatatataatagtcagccttgtttttctttgtttccatctctctctttgtttttgtgcgtttagggtttagaattTCAAAGACTTCGTCATCCATGGGTGGATCAGTGAGAGTTGTGCAATTCAAAGAGCTTGATAGCGTGGTCCGTCCCTTGAGGTGTGAGGCTTCGAAGCACATGGACGAGGTATTTGCCCACCTTTCATCTCTAACCGGGGTTTGTCTGGTgtttctgtgtgtgtgtgtgttggtgttttgtttttaatcttCAATTGCTGATTAATATTGCAGGTTGAAGCTGAAGAACAGCCTAAGCCTTATTCGGTTTCTGATGTGCCGTACTTCTCTGCCTTCGTGAAGGTATGCTTTTTGGGTATAGTATATACATGtttgaaattgagtttttgGGGTTCACTGTAATATGGGGTTAATTATTTTCGGtttataatttgtaattgCAATAATTACAGAGAAAATTTAGGCAAACCAACTTCATAAGCATCTTCATCCAACAAGCACGCTGGTATGGCGTCCAGTGCATATCCATATATACATACcagaaaagaaaccaaaaaaactcAGCCAATGCATTACATATTGTGCTCCATATATACATTCCTCTCTGTCTCTGAGTTCTTATTTTCCAAACTTTACACGTAGCAATTTAGTAACTTATTCCTCTTTCCCCTTTAGTTCAGGTTCTCAAAAACCAAACAGCACAATGATATTTTTACACATACATTTTGATGAACCATTGACAGATATTTAAAgttcaaaaacaaagaaagagaaaacaaatgaaCACATTTATTTTGTCACAGTGAACCCCAAAAactcaaagaaagaaaaagacttTAATCATTATACATATTGTTGTCTATTGCTTCACCAATTCTTAATCTCTAACAACAGAGTTCTCTATATTGATTcaccatattattattcacCTTTGCATCaggcaaaaaagaagaacataTTAAAGAACAGACATGTGGAAAAATCAAgcaacaaagagaaaaaaaattgaatttttttggacaTAATACAAAGTGATTATTAACTTATaccttgtttttattattaacttATCAAACCATCCATTAGTTAGTGAATGGGTTATAATAGTGATTATTGCTCAATATTGTGGTAATGAAACTTTAGCAATTCAAACAATCATCCACCCCCAAAAGTGATTACT
This window encodes:
- the LOC109946611 gene encoding monothiol glutaredoxin-S17-like produces the protein MGGSVRVVQFKELDSVVRPLRCEASKHMDEVEAEEQPKPYSVSDVPYFSAFVKDGKVVDTSEGVDPPSFATKVARVVGSVKAGEPAAPANLDTVQELAIL